Proteins encoded by one window of Cyanobium sp. NS01:
- the glyS gene encoding glycine--tRNA ligase subunit beta produces the protein MSTFLLEIGTEELPADFARLAVPQLQALVARDLDDQRLSHGRLEVTSTPRRLAVVVDGLPACQSERREERKGPPASQGFKDGMPTQAALGFARRCGVEPAALEVRPTAKGPFVFARLLEPGRPTREVLAECIPAWIQGLQGRRFMRWGEGDFRFSRPVRWLVALLDAEVLPVRLPGSDPEVRAGRLSRGHRLHPQPVSIAAADQYGASLAAAGLEVHRQLRAERISQGIQRAADALEGRPDLPGDLLEELTDLVEQPLLLQGALDPAYLALPAEVLCTVMRAHQRYVPLYRRNAAVDPLAFEARDVLLPAFLCVGNGSPDSLDTVRRGNERVLRARLADARFFLEADRAVSSLERREQLARVTFAEGLGSLRDRVERLEWCSQELLQALALPPDVAEAALRAAHLCKHDLVSQMVGEFPELQGIMGAKYLLAEGEPRAVALAVLEHYLPRGAADALPQSAAGAVVALAERLELLFSIFAKGERPSGSSDPYGLRRAGNGLLQILWQQGWRLDLQGLLLAGSRRWASQFPEFRIEPAALAADLGDFLAQRIASLLEEEGLAADLVAAVAGAGLPRQRLLADPGAVRQRGLLLRELRQQGRLAPLQAVVTRATRLAEKGALDQHTLSPEAVVEPALFEKPSEAAMLAVLQRLEPLAKEAAQKAALPGLAALAAALQESAAALAAFFDGDSSVMVMAEDSRIRSNRLALLSVLRNQASVLADFSALQA, from the coding sequence GTGTCCACCTTTCTGCTGGAGATCGGAACCGAGGAGCTGCCGGCCGATTTCGCTCGCCTGGCCGTGCCCCAGCTGCAGGCGCTGGTGGCCCGCGACCTGGACGACCAGCGCCTCAGCCATGGCCGCCTGGAGGTGACCAGCACACCACGGCGCCTGGCCGTGGTGGTGGACGGGCTGCCCGCCTGCCAGAGCGAGCGGCGGGAGGAGCGCAAGGGGCCGCCAGCCAGTCAGGGCTTCAAGGACGGCATGCCGACCCAGGCGGCTCTGGGCTTTGCCCGGCGCTGCGGCGTCGAGCCGGCGGCGCTGGAGGTGCGCCCCACGGCCAAGGGCCCGTTTGTGTTCGCGCGGCTGCTGGAGCCTGGACGGCCCACCCGTGAGGTGCTGGCGGAGTGCATTCCCGCTTGGATTCAGGGGTTGCAGGGCCGCCGCTTCATGCGCTGGGGGGAAGGAGACTTCCGCTTCTCCAGGCCGGTGCGCTGGCTGGTGGCCCTGCTCGATGCCGAGGTGCTGCCGGTGCGGCTGCCGGGCAGTGATCCAGAGGTGCGGGCCGGCCGCCTCAGCCGGGGGCACCGGCTGCACCCGCAGCCGGTGTCGATCGCCGCGGCGGACCAGTACGGGGCCAGCCTCGCCGCCGCCGGGCTGGAGGTGCACCGGCAGCTGCGGGCCGAGCGGATCAGCCAGGGCATCCAGCGGGCGGCCGACGCGCTGGAAGGCCGTCCGGACCTGCCCGGCGACCTGCTGGAGGAGCTCACCGATCTGGTGGAGCAGCCGCTGCTCCTGCAGGGGGCGCTGGACCCCGCCTACCTGGCCCTGCCAGCCGAGGTGCTCTGCACCGTGATGCGGGCCCACCAGCGCTACGTGCCGCTCTACCGCCGCAACGCCGCGGTGGATCCCCTCGCCTTTGAAGCACGGGATGTGCTGCTGCCCGCCTTCCTGTGCGTGGGCAATGGCTCGCCGGACTCCCTCGACACCGTGCGCCGCGGCAACGAGCGTGTGCTGCGCGCCCGGCTCGCCGATGCCCGTTTCTTCCTGGAAGCCGACAGGGCCGTCTCCAGCCTGGAGCGGCGCGAACAGCTGGCCCGGGTCACCTTTGCCGAGGGACTGGGCTCCCTGCGCGACCGGGTGGAGCGACTCGAGTGGTGCAGCCAGGAGCTGCTGCAGGCCCTGGCGCTGCCCCCGGACGTCGCCGAGGCGGCCCTGCGGGCGGCCCACCTCTGCAAGCACGATCTGGTGAGCCAGATGGTGGGCGAATTCCCCGAGCTGCAGGGGATCATGGGCGCCAAATACCTGCTGGCCGAGGGCGAGCCGCGGGCGGTGGCCCTGGCGGTGCTCGAGCACTACCTGCCGCGGGGTGCCGCAGACGCGCTGCCCCAGAGCGCTGCCGGGGCCGTGGTGGCTCTGGCCGAACGCCTGGAACTGCTGTTCAGCATCTTCGCCAAGGGTGAGCGGCCCAGCGGCTCCTCCGATCCCTACGGCCTGCGGCGGGCGGGCAATGGCCTGCTGCAGATTCTCTGGCAGCAGGGTTGGCGGCTGGATCTGCAGGGGCTGCTCCTGGCCGGCAGCCGCCGCTGGGCCAGTCAGTTTCCTGAATTCCGGATCGAGCCGGCGGCCCTGGCGGCCGACCTGGGCGACTTTCTGGCCCAGCGCATCGCCAGCCTGCTGGAGGAGGAGGGCCTGGCGGCCGACCTGGTGGCGGCGGTGGCTGGAGCCGGGCTGCCGAGGCAACGGCTGCTGGCCGATCCCGGTGCGGTCCGTCAGCGGGGGCTGTTGCTGCGCGAGCTGCGTCAGCAGGGGCGGCTGGCGCCGTTGCAGGCTGTGGTCACCCGGGCCACAAGACTGGCGGAGAAGGGAGCTCTCGATCAGCACACGCTCAGCCCCGAAGCCGTGGTGGAGCCGGCCCTGTTCGAGAAGCCCAGCGAGGCGGCCATGCTTGCCGTGCTGCAGCGGCTGGAACCACTCGCCAAGGAGGCTGCTCAGAAGGCCGCGTTGCCTGGCTTGGCGGCGCTGGCGGCGGCCCTGCAGGAGAGCGCTGCTGCCCTGGCCGCCTTCTTTGATGGCGACAGCAGCGTGATGGTGATGGCTGAAGACAGTCGCATCCGCAGCAACCGTCTGGCCTTGTTGAGCGTGCTGCGCAACCAGGCGTCGGTGCTGGCTGATTTCAGCGCACTCCAGGCCTGA
- the chlP gene encoding geranylgeranyl reductase yields the protein MLRVAVVGGGPSGSCAAEVLAKAGIQTWIFERKLDNAKPCGGAIPLCMVSEFDLPDSIIDRKVRNMRMISPSNREVDIHLDNNNEYIGMCRREVLDSFLRNRAADLGAHLVNGLVTKIDTGVNRQGPYTLTYSDYGTGEATGESKTLEVDLIVGADGANSRVAKAMDAGDYNVAIAFQERIRLPAKEMSYYEDLAEMYVGTDVSPDFYAWVFPKYDHVAVGTGTMQNNQSLIKGLQEGIRLRARKRLVNGEVIKVEAHPIPEHPRPRRVVGRMALVGDAAGYVTKSSGEGIYFAAKSGRMCAEQIVASSQAGQRIPTQADLKKYIKTWDRQYGATYKVLEILQNIFYSNDAAREAFVEMCDDKDVQRLTFDSYLYKRVVAMNPWQQIKLTVLTMAAVLRGNALAPQTYKPVDSAVRDDDEVAAMLAVSTIKGGIKMRGELAAQAAASPANGTGKSQDKSADQEREPVLAGQ from the coding sequence ATGTTGCGTGTCGCAGTGGTGGGCGGTGGCCCCAGTGGGTCCTGTGCCGCCGAGGTGCTTGCCAAGGCCGGTATCCAGACGTGGATCTTCGAGCGCAAGCTCGACAACGCCAAACCCTGTGGTGGGGCGATTCCACTCTGCATGGTTTCCGAATTCGACCTTCCCGATTCGATCATCGATCGCAAGGTTCGGAACATGCGCATGATCTCTCCCTCCAACCGGGAGGTGGATATTCATCTGGACAACAACAACGAATACATCGGCATGTGCCGCCGGGAGGTGCTCGACTCCTTCCTGCGCAACCGCGCCGCTGATCTCGGTGCCCATCTGGTCAACGGTCTGGTGACCAAGATCGACACCGGCGTCAACCGCCAGGGCCCGTACACCCTCACCTACTCCGACTACGGCACCGGCGAGGCCACCGGTGAGAGCAAAACCCTCGAAGTTGACCTGATCGTGGGCGCTGATGGGGCCAACAGCCGGGTCGCCAAGGCGATGGATGCCGGCGACTACAACGTGGCCATCGCCTTCCAGGAGCGCATCCGGCTGCCGGCCAAGGAGATGAGCTACTACGAAGACCTCGCTGAGATGTACGTCGGCACCGACGTTTCGCCGGACTTCTACGCCTGGGTCTTCCCCAAGTACGACCATGTGGCCGTCGGTACCGGCACCATGCAGAACAACCAGTCTCTGATCAAGGGTCTGCAGGAAGGCATCCGGCTGCGGGCCCGCAAGCGGCTCGTCAATGGCGAGGTGATCAAGGTGGAAGCCCACCCCATTCCTGAGCATCCCAGGCCTCGCCGCGTGGTGGGCCGCATGGCCCTGGTGGGCGACGCCGCAGGCTACGTGACCAAGAGCTCCGGCGAAGGCATCTACTTTGCAGCCAAAAGTGGCCGCATGTGCGCCGAGCAGATCGTGGCCAGCAGCCAGGCGGGACAGCGCATTCCCACCCAGGCCGATCTCAAGAAATACATCAAGACCTGGGATCGCCAGTACGGTGCCACCTACAAGGTGCTTGAGATTCTGCAGAACATCTTCTACTCCAATGACGCTGCCAGGGAAGCGTTCGTGGAGATGTGCGATGACAAAGATGTGCAGCGCCTCACCTTTGACAGCTACCTCTACAAGCGGGTGGTGGCGATGAACCCCTGGCAACAGATCAAGCTCACCGTGCTCACCATGGCCGCCGTGCTGCGCGGCAATGCCCTTGCCCCCCAGACCTACAAACCCGTCGACAGCGCCGTGCGCGATGACGATGAAGTGGCCGCCATGCTGGCTGTCAGCACCATCAAGGGCGGCATCAAGATGCGCGGTGAACTGGCTGCCCAGGCAGCAGCCAGCCCGGCGAATGGCACCGGCAAGAGCCAGGACAAGTCAGCCGATCAGGAACGGGAACCTGTGCTGGCCGGCCAGTGA